In the genome of Cryptomeria japonica chromosome 8, Sugi_1.0, whole genome shotgun sequence, one region contains:
- the LOC131064705 gene encoding pentatricopeptide repeat-containing protein At2g42920, chloroplastic-like — protein MNVKCGSIHKAYELFDKMTQRSVVSWTAMIVAYEQNSLVENSLEIFKKMQLVDVELSSATFSSILPACAKMGALDEGMKIHRKVFEDGFSSDVIVVTALIDMYAKCGNLQKAHELFDGIPQQDVVSWTAIVVGYAQNGFVDKALEIFKHMQFSGVKPKFNNFCQHSSMPVLRFGVGCEHPSLNDLVAITLADMNAKCGRT, from the coding sequence ATgaatgtaaaatgtggaagcatacacaaGGCATACGAGTTGTTTGACAAAATGACTCAACGAagtgttgtctcatggactgctaTGATTGTTGCATATGAACAAAATAGCCTTGTGGAAAACTCTTTAGAGATTTTTAAGAAAATGCAGTTGGTAGATGTAGAGCTCAGCTCagcaaccttttccagcatcctccctgcgtgtgccaaaatgggagccttGGATGAGGGTATGAAAATCCATCGAAAAGTGTTTGAAGACGGATTTTCTTCAGATGTTATAGTTGTGACAGCcttgatagacatgtatgcaaaatgtggaaatctACAGAAGGCACATGAATTGTTTGACGGTATACCTCAACAAGATGTGGTTTCATGGACTGCAATTGtcgttggatatgcacaaaatgggtttGTTGATAAAGCTTTGGAGATATTCAAGCATATGCAATTTTCAGGTGTAAAGCCCAAATTCAACAACTTCTGCCAGCATTCCTCTATGCCAGTGCTAAGGTTTGGAGTAGGCTGTGAACATCCATCATTGAATGACTTAGTTGCTATTACCTTGGCCGATATGAATGCAAAGTGTGGAAGAACATAA